Proteins encoded by one window of Antechinus flavipes isolate AdamAnt ecotype Samford, QLD, Australia chromosome 4, AdamAnt_v2, whole genome shotgun sequence:
- the LOC127561317 gene encoding olfactory receptor 10K2-like, translating to MERTNETAVTEFVFLGFSSLFELQQLLFVVFLLLYLFTLGTNAVILFTIFLDRALHTPMYFFLAVLSCSETCYTFVIVPKMLVDLLSQKKTISFVGCAIQMFTFLFLGCSHSFLLAAMGYDRYVAICNPLRYTTLMSPGVCLCLVAMACACGFTISIIITSLVFHLPFHSSNKLLHFFCDISPVLKVASYHTHLSQMVIFMLCALVLVIPLLLILISYIHIIFAILHFSSSVGRYKAFSTCASHLIVVTVHYGCASFIYLRPKNNYNSSQDTLISVSYTILTPLFNPMIYSLRNKEFKSALRRILERTFFSIQQ from the coding sequence ATGGAGAGGACCAATGAGACAGCTGTGACTGAGTTTGTCTTTCTTGGTTTCTCATCTCTATTTGAGCTACAACAGCTTCTGTTTGTGGTGTTCCTCCTTCTCTACCTATTCACCCTGGGCACCAATGCTGTGATCCTGTTCACCATTTTTCTGGATCGCGCCCTCCACACTCCTATGTACTTCTTCCTTGCTGTTCTCTCCTGTTCTGAGACCTGCTACACCTTTGTCATTGTGCCTAAGATGCTGGTGGATCTCCTGTCCCAGAAGAAGACCATCTCCTTTGTGGGCTGTGCCATCCAGATGTTCACCTTCCTCTTTCTCGGCTGTTCTCACTCCTTCCTGCTGGCAGCCATGGGTTACGACCGCTATGTTGCCATTTGCAATCCTCTTCGTTATACAACGCTGATGAGCCCTGGGGTGTGCCTTTGTCTAGTAGCCATGGCTTGTGCCTGTGGTTTCACTATCTCCATCATCATCACCTCTCTTGTGTTCCACCTGCCCTTTCACTCTTCCAACAAGCTCCTCCATTTCTTTTGTGATATTTCCCCTGTTCTCAAGGTGGCCTCCTACCACACCCATCTCAGTCAAATGGTCATCTTTATGCTCTGTGCATTGGTCCTTGTCATTCCATTGCTATTAATCCTGATTTCCTACATCCATATCATCTTTGCcatcctccatttttcttcttctgtaggCAGATACAAGGCCTTCTCTACCTGTGCTTCCCATCTCATTGTGGTCACTGTCCACTATGGTTGTGCCTCCTTCATATATTTACGACCCAAGAACAACTATAACTCAAGCCAGGATACCCTGATATCTGTTTCCTATACCATCCTTACTCCATTGTTTAATCCCATGATCTACAGCTTAAGAAACAAAGAATTCAAGTCAGCACTTAGAAGAATCTTagagagaacatttttttccatacAACAATGA